In one window of Zhihengliuella sp. ISTPL4 DNA:
- the map gene encoding type I methionyl aminopeptidase, protein MFRRSIYKTPAQLRAMVEPGLITAEALNAVRALIKPGVKTIELDAAANRAILQRGAESNFQLVKGYRHTICVSVNEQVVHGIPGERVLQPGDIVSVDCGAQFEGWNGDSAITVVVPDPERPELVARREELSRVTEGSMWAGIAAMATASSIDEIGAAIQDYIEAQGPSAVSGEPYGILREYVGHGIGRKMHEAPSVFNYRTPDRGADVKPGLVLAIEPMVTAGGEATFVEDDDWTVTTVDGTDGSHWEHSVALHDGGIWVLTAPDGGRAGLAPFGVEPREIGK, encoded by the coding sequence ATGTTCCGCCGCTCGATCTACAAGACCCCGGCTCAGCTGCGAGCCATGGTCGAACCCGGCCTCATCACCGCCGAAGCCCTCAATGCCGTCCGGGCCCTCATCAAGCCAGGGGTGAAGACGATCGAGCTCGATGCGGCCGCGAACCGCGCGATCCTGCAGCGGGGCGCGGAGTCGAACTTCCAGCTCGTCAAGGGCTATCGCCACACGATCTGTGTGTCCGTCAACGAGCAGGTCGTGCACGGTATCCCGGGGGAGCGGGTGCTGCAGCCGGGCGACATCGTCTCGGTGGACTGTGGCGCGCAGTTCGAGGGCTGGAACGGGGACAGCGCGATCACGGTCGTCGTCCCCGACCCCGAGCGTCCGGAGCTCGTCGCCCGCCGCGAGGAGCTCTCCCGTGTGACCGAGGGCTCGATGTGGGCCGGGATCGCCGCGATGGCCACGGCGTCCTCGATCGACGAGATCGGCGCCGCGATCCAGGACTACATCGAGGCGCAGGGGCCGTCCGCGGTGAGTGGCGAGCCCTACGGCATCCTCCGCGAGTACGTCGGGCACGGCATCGGACGGAAGATGCACGAGGCGCCCAGCGTCTTCAACTACCGCACACCCGACCGCGGTGCGGACGTGAAGCCGGGACTCGTGCTCGCCATCGAGCCGATGGTCACTGCGGGCGGCGAAGCGACGTTCGTGGAGGACGACGACTGGACCGTCACGACGGTCGACGGCACCGACGGCTCACATTGGGAACATAGCGTCGCCCTGCATGATGGGGGCATCTGGGTGCTCACCGCGCCCGATGGTGGAAGAGCCGGACTCGCCCCGTTCGGGGTCGAGCCTCGAGAGATCGGAAAGTAA
- the rpmJ gene encoding 50S ribosomal protein L36 yields MKVNPSVKPICDHCKVIRRHGRVMVICKSNPRHKQRQG; encoded by the coding sequence ATGAAGGTCAACCCCAGCGTCAAGCCGATCTGTGACCACTGCAAGGTGATCCGCCGCCACGGCCGCGTCATGGTGATCTGCAAGAGCAACCCGCGTCACAAGCAGCGCCAGGGCTGA
- the rpsM gene encoding 30S ribosomal protein S13: protein MARLAGVDIPRDKRVVIALTYIYGVGRTRSVEILKATDIDESIRVKDLSDDQLVALRDYIEGNYKVEGDLRREVAADIRRKVEIGSYEGLRHRRGLPVRGQRTKTNARTRKGPKRTVAGKKKAR, encoded by the coding sequence ATGGCACGTCTTGCCGGCGTTGACATCCCGCGCGACAAGCGCGTGGTGATCGCCCTTACCTACATCTACGGCGTCGGCCGTACCCGCTCGGTCGAGATCCTCAAGGCGACCGACATCGACGAGAGCATCCGCGTGAAGGACCTCAGCGACGACCAGCTCGTCGCCCTCCGCGACTACATCGAAGGCAACTACAAGGTGGAGGGTGACCTGCGCCGCGAGGTCGCCGCAGACATCCGCCGCAAGGTCGAGATCGGCTCCTACGAGGGCCTCCGCCACCGTCGTGGCCTCCCGGTCCGCGGTCAGCGCACCAAGACCAACGCCCGTACCCGCAAGGGCCCGAAGCGCACCGTCGCCGGCAAGAAGAAGGCCCGCTAA
- the rplO gene encoding 50S ribosomal protein L15 has protein sequence MAEKNEAVEAEKATKKAAAPKADAAKKPAAKKAPAKTAAADAKADGSAKAAPKKDAPASRPGVLKVHHLRPVPGANTAKTRVGRGEGSKGKTAGRGTKGTKARNTVRVGFEGGQMPLHMRTPKLRGFKNPFRVEYQVVNLEKLAELYPQGGDVTVSDLVAKGAVRKNEKVKVLGNGDIAVKLTVAVDKVSGSAEQKIVAAGGSVK, from the coding sequence ATGGCTGAGAAGAACGAGGCCGTCGAGGCCGAGAAGGCCACGAAGAAGGCGGCGGCCCCCAAGGCCGACGCCGCCAAGAAGCCCGCCGCGAAGAAGGCACCGGCCAAGACCGCTGCCGCTGACGCCAAGGCCGACGGCTCCGCCAAGGCTGCGCCGAAGAAGGACGCCCCGGCGTCCCGCCCCGGCGTGCTGAAGGTCCACCACCTGCGTCCGGTCCCCGGCGCCAACACCGCGAAGACCCGTGTCGGTCGCGGTGAGGGCTCGAAGGGCAAGACGGCCGGTCGCGGCACGAAGGGCACCAAGGCCCGCAACACCGTGCGCGTCGGCTTCGAGGGTGGCCAGATGCCGCTGCACATGCGCACGCCGAAGCTGCGCGGCTTCAAGAACCCGTTCCGCGTCGAGTACCAGGTCGTGAACCTGGAGAAGCTCGCGGAGCTCTACCCCCAGGGTGGCGACGTCACCGTGAGCGACCTGGTCGCCAAGGGTGCGGTTCGCAAGAACGAGAAGGTCAAGGTTCTCGGCAACGGCGACATCGCCGTGAAGCTCACCGTCGCGGTCGACAAGGTCTCGGGTTCCGCCGAGCAGAAGATCGTGGCTGCGGGCGGATCCGTCAAGTAA
- the rpsK gene encoding 30S ribosomal protein S11, giving the protein MAAPKAAARKPRRKEKKNIALGQAHIKSTFNNTIVSITDPSGAVIAWASSGGVGFKGSRKSTPYAAGMAAESAARQAAEHGVKKVDVLVKGPGSGRETAIRSLQAAGLEVGSIQDVTPQAHNGCRPPKRRRV; this is encoded by the coding sequence ATGGCTGCACCCAAGGCCGCCGCGCGCAAGCCGCGCCGCAAGGAGAAGAAGAACATCGCGCTGGGCCAGGCCCACATCAAGTCGACGTTCAACAACACCATCGTTTCGATCACCGACCCGTCCGGCGCTGTCATCGCCTGGGCCTCGTCGGGTGGCGTGGGCTTCAAGGGCTCCCGCAAGTCGACCCCGTACGCCGCAGGCATGGCAGCGGAGTCCGCTGCCCGCCAGGCCGCGGAGCACGGCGTGAAGAAGGTCGACGTCCTCGTGAAGGGTCCGGGCTCCGGCCGCGAGACCGCGATCCGCTCGCTGCAGGCCGCCGGCCTCGAGGTGGGTTCGATCCAGGACGTCACCCCGCAGGCGCACAACGGCTGCCGCCCGCCGAAGCGCCGCCGCGTCTGA
- a CDS encoding DsbA family protein: MAAAKSNTNWFAIGVSIAVVVVLVALGGLVVFLNNQATSPGATPAASDNFDAEAGSISMGDGDTTVSVFLDFQCPVCKSFEDQFGAALEAKAQSGEITLEQHPIAILDRFSQGTEFSSRSAGAAFCVAESDSDLYFDYAKVLFENQPAENTPGLTNEQLAEFATQVGAGDDVVSCITDETYRKFGAAQAKSNDIQGTPTVEIDGERLDLQNQEDMKRFTDLLG; the protein is encoded by the coding sequence ATGGCAGCGGCGAAGAGCAACACCAACTGGTTCGCGATCGGCGTCTCCATCGCCGTCGTCGTGGTCCTGGTGGCCCTCGGCGGACTCGTGGTGTTCCTCAACAACCAGGCGACGTCTCCCGGCGCCACCCCCGCCGCCAGCGACAACTTCGACGCGGAGGCCGGTTCCATCTCGATGGGCGACGGCGACACCACGGTGTCGGTCTTCCTCGACTTCCAGTGCCCGGTCTGCAAGTCCTTCGAGGACCAGTTCGGCGCTGCGCTCGAGGCCAAGGCCCAGAGCGGGGAGATCACGCTCGAGCAGCACCCGATCGCGATCCTGGACCGCTTCTCTCAGGGGACCGAGTTCTCCTCCCGTTCCGCCGGTGCCGCGTTCTGCGTCGCCGAGTCGGACTCCGACCTGTACTTCGACTACGCCAAGGTCCTGTTCGAGAACCAGCCAGCGGAGAACACCCCCGGCCTGACGAACGAACAGCTCGCCGAGTTCGCCACCCAGGTCGGCGCGGGCGACGACGTCGTGTCCTGCATCACGGACGAGACGTACCGCAAGTTCGGCGCCGCCCAGGCGAAGTCCAACGACATCCAGGGCACGCCCACCGTCGAGATCGACGGTGAGCGCCTCGACCTCCAGAACCAGGAGGACATGAAGCGGTTCACCGACCTGCTCGGCTGA
- a CDS encoding adenylate kinase, with the protein MTASARLLIVGPQGSGKGTQGVRIAESYGIPVVSTGDMFRANIKEGTALGQQVTAILDKGDLVPDELTSEIVRDRLSQDDAKNGFLLDGYPRNTAQVTHLDAFLEGRGEALDAVILLDVPREESIARLTLRAAEQGRSDDTDEAIAHRLDIYENETAPIIEVYSSRGIVDRIDGVGSLEEITDRIAAALAARGLRSAASAV; encoded by the coding sequence ATGACAGCATCCGCACGTCTTCTCATCGTCGGCCCGCAGGGTTCCGGCAAGGGCACGCAGGGTGTGCGCATCGCCGAGTCCTACGGCATCCCCGTGGTCTCGACCGGCGACATGTTCCGCGCGAACATCAAGGAGGGGACGGCGCTGGGCCAGCAGGTCACGGCGATCCTCGACAAGGGCGACCTGGTGCCGGACGAGCTGACGAGTGAGATCGTGCGCGACCGGCTGAGCCAGGACGACGCGAAGAACGGCTTCCTCCTCGACGGCTACCCGCGCAACACGGCCCAGGTGACGCACCTGGACGCGTTCCTCGAGGGCCGGGGAGAAGCGCTGGACGCGGTCATCCTCCTCGACGTGCCGCGCGAGGAGAGCATCGCTCGCCTGACCCTCCGCGCCGCCGAGCAGGGCCGTTCCGACGACACCGACGAGGCCATCGCGCATCGACTCGACATCTACGAGAACGAGACAGCACCGATCATCGAGGTGTACAGCAGTCGCGGCATCGTCGACCGCATCGACGGCGTGGGCTCCCTCGAGGAGATCACCGACCGCATCGCCGCCGCCCTGGCCGCTCGCGGGCTGCGTTCCGCCGCTTCCGCCGTCTGA
- the secY gene encoding preprotein translocase subunit SecY: protein MFSAIARIFRTPDLRRKIGFTLAIIAIYRLGSNVPAPFVNFPNVEQCLAANAGTEGLLGLVNLFSGGALLQLSIFALGVMPYITATIITQLLRVVIPHFEALHKEGQAGQAKLTQYTRYLTIALALLQSTTLVTVARTGQLFGTTDIGACTQLLTNDVWWAQVLIIMAMTAGTGLIMWFAELVTERGIGNGMSLLIFTSIAATFPGAMSIIWQTRGFEVFLLVLLVGIIVMGLVVFVEQSQRRIPVQYAKRMVGRRTYGGTNTYIPIKVNMAGVIPVIFASSLLYIPALIAQFNTPQDGSTPPAWVSWISANFTTGNSPIYMAAYFLLIIGFTYFYVAITFNPVEVADNMKKYGGFIPGIRAGRPTAEYLDYVLTRITLPGSLYLGLIALIPLIALATVGANQNFPFGGASILIIVGVGLETVKQIDAQLQQRHYEGLLR, encoded by the coding sequence TTGTTTAGCGCCATCGCGCGGATCTTCCGCACGCCCGACCTGCGTCGGAAGATCGGTTTCACTCTCGCGATCATCGCGATCTACCGTCTCGGCTCGAACGTCCCCGCGCCGTTCGTCAACTTCCCGAACGTGGAGCAGTGTCTCGCCGCTAATGCCGGCACCGAGGGTCTGCTCGGACTCGTCAACCTCTTCTCCGGCGGCGCACTGCTGCAGCTGTCGATCTTCGCGCTCGGTGTCATGCCGTACATCACGGCGACGATCATCACGCAGCTCCTGCGCGTCGTCATCCCGCATTTCGAGGCGCTGCACAAGGAAGGCCAGGCCGGACAGGCGAAGCTGACCCAGTACACGCGCTACCTCACGATCGCCCTCGCGCTTTTGCAGTCGACGACGCTCGTCACCGTGGCCCGCACCGGCCAGCTCTTCGGCACGACCGACATCGGCGCGTGCACGCAGCTGCTCACGAACGATGTCTGGTGGGCGCAGGTGCTCATCATCATGGCGATGACGGCCGGCACCGGTCTGATCATGTGGTTCGCGGAGCTCGTCACCGAGCGCGGCATCGGCAACGGCATGTCCCTGCTGATCTTCACGTCGATCGCCGCGACGTTCCCCGGCGCGATGTCGATCATCTGGCAGACCCGCGGCTTCGAGGTCTTCCTCCTCGTGCTGCTCGTCGGCATCATCGTGATGGGACTCGTCGTCTTCGTCGAGCAGTCCCAGCGGCGCATCCCCGTGCAGTATGCGAAGCGCATGGTGGGCCGTCGCACCTACGGCGGCACCAACACGTACATCCCGATCAAGGTCAACATGGCGGGTGTGATCCCGGTCATCTTCGCCTCGTCGTTGCTGTACATCCCCGCGCTCATCGCCCAGTTCAACACTCCCCAGGACGGCTCCACTCCGCCCGCGTGGGTCAGCTGGATCAGCGCGAACTTCACCACCGGCAACAGCCCGATCTACATGGCGGCGTACTTCCTGCTGATCATCGGGTTCACCTACTTCTACGTCGCGATCACGTTCAACCCGGTCGAGGTCGCCGACAACATGAAGAAGTACGGCGGCTTCATCCCCGGGATCCGGGCCGGCCGTCCGACCGCGGAGTACCTGGACTACGTGCTCACCCGCATCACGCTCCCCGGTTCCCTCTACCTGGGTCTGATCGCCCTCATCCCGTTGATCGCCCTCGCCACGGTCGGCGCCAACCAGAACTTCCCGTTCGGTGGCGCGTCGATCCTCATCATCGTCGGCGTGGGTCTCGAGACGGTCAAGCAGATCGATGCCCAGCTGCAGCAGCGACACTACGAAGGACTTCTCCGATGA
- the infA gene encoding translation initiation factor IF-1 — protein sequence MAKKDGVIEIEGVISEALPNAMFRVELSNGHKVLATISGKMRQNYIRIIPEDRVVVELSPYDLTRGRIVYRYR from the coding sequence ATGGCTAAGAAAGACGGTGTCATCGAGATCGAGGGCGTGATCTCCGAGGCTCTTCCCAACGCGATGTTCCGCGTTGAGCTCAGCAACGGACACAAGGTCCTGGCAACGATCTCCGGAAAGATGCGGCAGAACTACATCCGCATCATCCCCGAGGACCGCGTGGTCGTGGAGCTCAGCCCCTACGACCTGACCCGCGGCCGCATCGTCTACCGCTACCGCTGA